GCAGAAACAGCATTGGCACTTTTACCTATCGCTGTTGCATGTGAACTACTTGCACTTGTATCTGCACCCATCGCAACAGCATGATTTTGAGTAGCCTTGGCATTTGTACCAACAGCAAGACTGTTATTATGTGTTGCATTTGCACTCGTACCTACCGCAACTGCACCATTAGCCGTGGCATTGGCTGATGCTCCTACTGACAGAGCACCAATACCGGTCGCTGTTGCACCGCTGACCGCAGTAGCACTGGTTGGAGGATCAACCGCAATTAGCCCACGTCCCGCAGTTGCCGCATACGAATTACCTGCACCCAAAAGAGCTGCCGAAATCACTGTCAATCTAAAAACTGCCGCAATACCATTTTTACCGGATTCGGCAGATACATCTGTACTGTTTTGTTCTGCAGACGATTTCACACGGCCTTTGGCCAATTCGGACGTTACGACGAAAGATTGAATCGTACGGTTCCAAACAACTTTAAATATCTTATTCATTAGTGTGTCTTTCTCTTTTTATGATGGATAAAAGCGTAGGCGTGAGCATGACGCGACTTAAAAAAATCATTGCGGAAGATTTCCCAGCAAATACTTGCTTCGAGCTGACGTTTATTGTCACTTTGAGACGAAATTTAGGTATTTTACTATCTCGAAGAGGAATAGTATTTCATAATTACAAAATATCCGCTAGTCTGAAATATCAACCGATTATCTTTAATTTCTAAACAAAATTACAGCCTTCAACCAGAAAAACCAATTATTAAAAGGGCTCCAGCCATGTTTTTATTAATAGCGGTGTGTTGTATTCCTTTGACAAGTCATAAGTAAACACAGTAACCATGCAAACCATATGCCAATTATTTGAAATATTATTTAAAATGAATTATTTATTGAAAAAACGAAAGGGAAAGGCCGTCTGAAATATTTCAGACGGCCTTTAATGAAATGATATTGAACAACTACTTGTTTGAATAATTTGTTTTTTAAGTTATCAATAAAATCGGCAATATGCTTTTAATACGTCATAGAAAGAATATACATATCCCTACTTATACAAATATGGATAGTTTTACAAACCGAATACGGCAATATCGCCCTTGCCTTGACGAATCAGCTCGGTGCCATCGGTCATATCGATAACCGTCGTCGGCTCAGTACCGCACCAGCCGCCATCAATAACCAAATCGACAGCATGCTCAAGACGATCTCGGATTTCGTATGGATCGGTTAATGGCTCGTCATCTTCGGGCAGCATGAGGGTGCAACTTAAAATAGGTTCGCCCAATTCTTGCAAAAGTGCCAAGGCAGTAGCGTTATCGGGAACACGCAGGCCGATGGTTTTGCGTTTGGGATGAAGCGTGCGATTGGGTACTTCTTTGGTTGCCTGCAGGATAAAGGTGTAACTTCCGGGCGTAGCTGCTTTGAGCTGGCGGAATTGGGCATTATCCACTTTGGCGTAAGTACCCAATTCGCTCAAATCGGCACACATCAGGGTCAGATGGTGTTTTTGATCGATTTTGCGAATCGTGAGAATGCGCTCCATCGCGTTTTTGTCGCCAAGTTTGCAACCCAGTGCATAGCAGGAATCCGTAGGGTAAACGATAACGCCGCCACTGCGGACAATATCGGCGGCTTGTTTGATGAGGCGGTCTTGAGGATTATCGGGATGGATGGCGAAAAATTGTGCCATGTTTTTTTTCCTTATCATTCTAATGGTTTGTTGTTTGACATTTTAAAACTTATTTGGCCGTCTGAATATTGGATTTCCATCAACATGAATGGATTTAGCCTCAGGTACAACACGGTTGCACCCAGTGATACCTTATATAATTTTGATTTACCGGCCGATATCGAAAGTCAATTTAATACACTATATAATGCGTTATTTTGTTTGAAAGTCATCTCAATGTCTGCTTCTTCCCTACCTTACCGCCGCTTGTCTGTCGCCCCCATGCTCAATTGGACAGACCGACACTATCGCTTTATGGCGCGACAAATTACACGCAATGCTTGGCTTTATAGCGAAATGGTCAATTCAGGCGCGGTGGTTTACGGAGATGAAGACCGCTTTTTGAGTTTCAACGAAGGCGAGCAACCGGTAGCTTTACAGCTTGGTGGCTCAGATCCGCATGACTTGGCAATCGCTGCCAAAGCGGCTGAAGCGTATGGCTATAATGAAGTCAACCTAAATTGCGGCTGCCCCAGCCCACGCGTTCAAAAAGGTGCTTTCGGAGCTTGCCTGATGAATGATGTAGATTTAGTGGCAGATTGTTTGAATGCGATGCAGGATGCAGTTGAAATTCCGGTGACGGTCAAACACCGCATCGGTGTAGACAGACAAACAGAATATCAAGTCGTAGCAGATTTTGTGGGAACATTACACAAAAAAACAGCCTGCCGCACATTTATCGTCCATGCGCGCAATGCTTGGCTGGACGGTTTATCCCCGAAAGAAAACCGCGAAGTCCCGCCACTCAAATATGAATACGTGTATCGCTTAAAACAAAATTTTCCCGACTTGGAAATTTTGATTAACGGCGGCATCACCACCAACGAAGAAATCGCCGAACATCTGAAATTTGTCGATGGGGTCATGATCGGGCGCGAGGCTTATCATAATCCAATGCTGATGCGCAATTGGGATGTACTGTTTTACAACGACACACACGCACCAATCCAATACGCAGATTTAGCAGCTTGGCTATACGCATACAGCCGCGAACAAATCGCCTTAGGACGCGGCACCATCCTACGCCATATCGTCCGCCACGCACTAGGCTTGATGCACGGCCTAAAAAATGCCCGCACTTGGCGCCGTATGCTCTCAGATGCTACCTTGCTGAAAGACAACGACGGTAGCCTGATTTTAGACGCATGGAAAGAAGTCGAACGCGCAAATATTTGAGATTAATGCCATATAGTGCGAATAAATGAAAGGCCGTCTGAAACATCTATTTGCAGACGGCCTTTATCTTTTCACAATTACATAAAACAAATTCGCAACACTCCTTATAAGACAATTTGTCGCCTATCTGAACTCAATATATAATTTAACCATACAAGTCTTTATTTTTAAGCATTTTTCATTTTTAAAACATACATTGTCTACATTGGGAGAACCATCATGCCTCATCTAAACTTGGATAAAACGGATTTAAAGATTCTGCAGGTTTTGCAGGAAAACGGGCGGTTGAGCAATGTTGAGCTTTCTGAAAAAGTGGCGCTCTCCCCTTCTCCCTGCCTGCGCCGTCTCAAACAGCTTGAAGATGCGGGCATTATTCAAAAATACGCGGCCCAGCTTTCTCCCGTATCTTTGGGCTTGGGCTTGCAGGCTTTTATCCGTGTATCGATTAGCAAAGCAAAAGATGCGCGTGAGGATTTTTCCGAATCTGTCCGCGCTTGGCCTGAAGTATTGAGCTGCTTTGCGTTAACGGGTGAAACCGACTACCTGCTCCATGCCTTTTTTACCGATATGAACGCGTTTTCCCATTTTGTTTTGGACACGCTGCTTTCACACCACGGCGTGCAAGATGCGCAATCGAGTTTTGTGTTGAAAGAAATTAAAAACACGACCGCTCTGCCTTTGGTTCATTTGGTTCAGGATTAATGATTTGAAACTGATAAAGGCCGTCTGTTGTTCAGACGGCCTTTTAAATTCCAATGGTTTGCTTTCACGCCCATACACTTGTATACTTTTTAAGAATAATTCACATAAGCTTTTACTATGACAGACACCACCCATCTCGATACCAATACTGTTTCAGAACATACCAAACAATGGCTGGAAAAAGCCGTTATCGGGCTGAATCTTTGCCCGTTCGCCAAAGCGCCTCACGTTAAAAACCTGGTTCGCATCGTTGTCAGCGAAGCCCGTCATTTGGACGGTTTCCTTGAAGACTTGGATCGTGAATTGCAGCTTCTGGGCAATACGCCCGCTTCGGAATTGGAAACCACTTTACTGGTTCATCCTACGCTGTTCCCTGATTTTGAAACCTTCAACCAAATGCTGGAAATTGCGGATGATGCCGTTGTAGAAAACGAATTGGAAGGTATTCTCCAAATTGCGCCGTTCCATCCCGATTTCCAATTTGAAGGCACAGAAGCCGACGACATCAGCAACTACACCAACCGTTCACCCTACCCGACCTTGCATCTGATTCGTGAAGACAGTATTGCCAAAGCGGCTGAAGCATTTCCCGACGCCTCGGCAATTTTCGACCGCAATATCGCGCTGCTGGAAAAAATGGGGCACGAGGGCTGGGATAAGTTAGATATTCCGCGTTGTCCATTTCCACATCACAAGCTGTCTGAAAACAAATAATTGGTGATGGGAATATGGTTCGCTATTTGTTGATTTTTTGCGGCGCATTGTCGCTCGTCTTGGGCATTATCGGCATTTTCCTGCCATTACTGCCGACTACGCCTTTCATTTTATTGACCGCCGCCTGCTGGGCAAAAGCTTCGCCGCGCTTTCACAATTGGCTCTATCATCACCGCCATTTCGGCCCGATCATACAAAACTGGGAAAATAACGGATCCGTTCCACGCAAGGCAAAGTTTTTCGCTATCGGCATGATGGCCCTTTCTTGCCTGTTTATGTTTTGGCAATTTCCAGAACGCTGGTGGATTGGTGCCGTATCATCAGTCTTCTGTAGCTGCGTGGCTGTGTGGATGTGGTTACGGCCGGAGGCATAAAATAAAGCAGGTGGGCATTTTCGCTTACCTGTTTTTTATTTTCATATCCAATTTTTCCATGAAAACAATCAGTAAGAACTAAAACACCTTATTTCATCCTCATTTTTCAGACGGCCTCCATTTATTCAATCAAATGTAAATTTTAGCTAAAATTAATCTAAAGTGTTTTTTTGATAGGATTATTATTAAAAATTCAAACCCCTGTTTCAAAAACACTTTTCTACCACTTTCGACTACTTCCCTCTCTTTTATTTCTTTATTTGTATCAACATTTCTTTTGATTCCAATATTCTAAACCGTCCCTTAACACTTGCTTTGCGTTATACTTTCCCCTGACACAACCGCGCAGTTCGTCTGGATATTTCAGACGGCCTGAATATTTCACCGCCGTGCTCTCTCAACGAAGTTCATCACGGCGCCACAGAATAAAAAGGAAATACTATGCGCTATCTCTCATTTTTACTGCTTCTTGCCGCCTTTCCTGCTGCGGCATCCGATTTTGACGGCTCATCCGCAAGCCTGCTTTGGGGTCTGCCGTTTGCACTGATTCTCTTGTCCATTGCACTCGGACCTCTGTTTTTCTCCCGTATTTGGCACCATCACTTCGGCAAAATTACAGCGTTTTGGACACTGCTGTTTTTAACGCCGTTTATCCTAACCTTTGGTTTCGGTGCCGGCGTACATACCGTTGCCCATGCGTTGGTTGAAGAATATATTCCCTTTATCCTGCTGCTTTTGGCGCTATATACCATTTCAGGCGGTATTTTTGTTAGCGGCGATTTGCACGGCTCGCCCAAATTGAACACAATCCTGTTGGCAGTCGGCACGGCTTTGTCTTCCATCATGGGCACGACAGGCGCGGCGATGTTGATGATTCGTCCACTTTTGAAAGCCAACCATAAACGCCACTACCGCGTTCACATCGTGATTTTCTTCATTTTCTTGGTAGCGAATATCGGCGGCGGTTTGACTCCTTTAGGCGATCCTCCGTTGTTTTTGGGTTTCCTGAAAGGCGTAGATTTCATGTGGACGGTCAAACACATGCTGATGCCTGTATTGATCAGTTCTGTGGTTTTGCTGGCCGTTTTCTACATCATCGACAGCCGACACTTCAACCGTGAACAAAGCGAGCACCTTGCTCCTGCTCCTTCCGATAAAGAAGAAAAAGTCAAAATTTACGGCAAATGGAATTTTCTGTTACTGGCCGGTGTAGTCGGCGCGGTTTTGCTGTCCGGTTTGTGGAAACCAAATCATCCGGGCTTTGAAATCTTGGGCAGCCATTATGCCTTGCAAAACCTGATGCGCGATGGCATTTTGCTGGCTTTGACCGCCATATCTTGGATTATTACGCCCAAACAGGTACGCGCAGGCAATGAGTTCAACTTTGAGCCGATTGCCGAAGTGGGCAAACTGTTTTTGGGTATTTTCATTACCATTTCGCCTGTTTTAGCGATTTTGAAAGCCGGCGAAACAGGCGCATTGGCTTCCGTTGTTTCTTTGGTTCACGACGCGGCAGGCAATCCGATTAATGTGATGTATTTCTGGATGAGTGGCATTTTGTCAGCATTCTTGGATAACGCGCCGACTTATTTGGTGTTCTTCAATATGGCAGGGGGCGATGCCCAAGCTTTGATGACAGGCCATCTGTTCCATTCGCTGTTGGCAGTATCCATGGGTTCCGTATTTATGGGTGCGCTCACTTATATCGGTAATGCGCCGAACTTCATGGTCAAAGCCATTGCCGAGCAGCGCGGCGTACCGATGCCTTCCTTCTTCGGCTATATGGCATGGTCGGTGATTGTATTGGTACCGCTGTTTGCCCTGCATACGATGATTTTCTTCGTTTGGCAGCTCTTTTAAACTTAGAGGCCGTCTGAAACTCAGATGGCCTTTTATTTTCAGCTATATCATCAAACATAGCGTTTAAATATCAATCAGTTAAAAATTATTTCTCTTAACACTCGATTACATACTCCTACTTTTTTCCCACTTTTCCCGTAAAAATAAGCGTAAAACTGACATAAAGCAGCCTATACCTGATAAAATCTAAAGCCTTGTTGTTTGCGTTTATTCGTTGTTTTTATAGCAAACCTCTGCTTTTTCCAGACGGCCCATCCTTTGTTTCAAAGCATTACATGCCGTCTGAAAAAACAATCCGACATCCGAATCTCAACCCACCAAAAAGTAACGCATCCTTATGATTAAGATAAAAAAAGGCTTAGACCTGCCTATCGCAGGCAGACCGGAGCAAGTCATTTATGACGGCCCGGCCATTACCGAAGTCGCGTTGCTTGGCGAAGAATATGTCGGCATGCGCCCCTCGATGAAAATCAAGGAAGGCGAAGCCGTCAAAAAAGGCCAAGTGCTGTTTGAAGACAAAAAGAATCCGGGCGTAGTATTTACTGCTCCGGCTTCAGGCAAAATCGCCGCTATTCACCGTGGCGAAAAGCGCGTACTTCAGTCAGTCGTGATTGCCGTTGAAGGCAACGACGAAATCGAGTTCGAACGCTACGCACCTGAAGCGCTGGCAAAATTGAGCAGCGAAGAAGTACGCCGCAACCTGATCCAATCCGGTTTGTGGACTGCGCTGCGCACCCGTCCGTTCAGCAAAATTCCTGCCGTTGATGCCGAACCGTTCGCCATCTTCGTCAATGCGATGGACACCAATCCGCTGGCTGCCGATCCTACGGTCATCATCAAAGAAGCCGCCGAAGACTTCAAACGCGGCCTGCTGGTATTGAGCCGCCTGACCGAACGTAAAATCCATGTATGTAAAGCAGCAGGCGCAGACGTGCCGTCTGAAAACGCTGCCAACATCGAAACACATGAATTTGGCGGTCCGCATCCTGCCGGTTTGAGTGGCACGCACATTCATTTCATCGAGCCAGTCGGTGCGAACAAAACCGTTTGGACCATCAATTATCAAGATGTGATTGCCATTGGCCGTTTGTTTGCAACAGGCCGTCTGAACACCGAGCGCGTGATTGCCTTGGGTGGCTCTCAAGTCAACAAACCACGCCTCTTGCGTACCGTTTTGGGTGCGAAAGTATCGCAAATTACTGCGGGCGAATTAGTTGATGCAGACAACCGCGTGATTTCCGGCTCGGTATTGAACGGCGCGATTGCACAAGGCGCGCACGATTACCTCGGCCGCTACCACAATCAGATTTCGGTTATCGAAGAAGGCCGCAGCAAAGAGCTGTTCGGCTGGGTTGCGCCGCAGCCGGACAAATACTCCATCACGCGCACAACCCTCGGCCATTTCCTGAAAAACAAACTCTTCAAGTTCAACACAGCCGTCAACGGCGGCGACCGCGCCATGGTACCGATCGGCACTTACGAACGCGTGATGCCCTTGGACATCCTGCCTACCCTGCTCTTGCGCGATTTAATCGTCGGCGATACCGACAGCGCTCAGGCATTGGGTTGCTTGGAATTGGACGAAGAAGACCTCGCTTTGTGCAGCTTCGTCTGCCCGGGCAAATACGAATACGGCCCGCTGTTGCGCAAGGTGCTGGAAACCATTGAGAAGGAAGGCTGATTATGGGCTTGAAACATTTTCTTGAAAAAATCGAACCGCACTTCCTGCCGGGCGGCAAACATGAAAAATGGTATGCCCTCTACGAAGCTGCGGCGACGATTTTCTATACATCCGGCGCGGTAACGCGCAAAGCGGCCCACGTCCGCGATGCGCTCGACTCCAAGCGCATGATGATTTTGGTGTGGCTGGCTTTGTTCCCCGCCATGTTCTACGGTATGTACAACGTCGGCGCGCAGGCATTCGGTGCGTTAACGCCCGATTTGTTGCAACAAAATATCGCCAACGACTGGCATTACGCCCTTGCCAACGCTTTGGGCATCAATATGTCGTCTGAAGCGGGCGTGCTGGGCAAAATGCTGTTCGGCGCGATTTTCTTCCTGCCGATTTACGCGACTGTATTTATTGTGGGCGGCTTCTGGGAAGTCTTGTTCGCCACTGTACGCAAACACGAAATCAACGAAGGTTTCTTCGTAACTTCGATTCTGTTTGCTTTGATCGTTCCCCCTACCCTGCCTTTGTGGCAAGCGGCTTTGGGTATTTCTTTCGGCGTTGTGGTTGCAAAAGAAGTATTCGGCGGTACAGGTAAAAACTTCATGAACCCTGCTCTTGCAGGCCGTGCGTTCCTGTTCTTTGCCTACCCTGCCAACATTACCGGCGATACCATTTGGACTGCGGTTGACGGCTATTCCGGTGCCACTGCTTTGGCGCAATGGGCGGCACACGGTGCAGACGGCCTGAAAAATGCTGTAACCGGTCAAAACATCTCTTGGATGGATGCGTTTATCGGTAATGTGCCCGGCTCAATCGGCGAAGTATCCACTTTGGCGCTCTTAATCGGCGGCGCGTTTATCGTGTTCACCCGTATTGCCTCATGGCGCATTATTGCCGGCGTGATGATCGGTATGATTGCCATGTCTTCGCTGTTTAACTTCATCGGTTCGGACACCAACGCCATGTTCTCCATGCCTTGGTACTGGCACTTGGTGGTAGGCGGCTTCGCCATCGGTATGCTGTTTATGGCGACCGACCCTGTTTCCGCTTCCTTTACTAATGTCGGCAAATGGTGGTACGGCGCACTTATCGGTGTGATGTGCGTATTGATCCGCGTGGTCAACCCTGCTTACCCCGAAGGCATGATGTTGGCGATTCTGTTTGCCAACCTGTTTGCCCCGATTTTCGACTATTTCGTCGCACAAGCGAACATCAAACGCAGAAAGGCGCGCAGCAATGGCTAAGAAATTCGATAAAGACAGCTTCAGCGGCACGCTGATTGTGGTATTGGTTGTCAGCCTGATTTGTTCCATCATCGTTGCTGGTGCGGTCGTCGGCTTGAAACCAATCCAAGAGAAACAAAAACTCCAAGACAAACAAGGCTATATCTTGAGCGTAGCCGGTTTGATGGATAAAAATACCGACATCAGCAAAACCTTTGCCGAGCGTATCGAGCAACGTGTCGTGGACTTGGCAACCGGCGAATACGTCGCCGATGCGCCTAAAGACTTCAGCGCACGTGTTGCCGGCAAAGACCCTGCCCAAAGCATCCAAATCAAACCTGAAGACGATTTAGCAGGCATCAAAAGCCGTGCTAAATACACTGAGGTTTACTTGGTAAAAGGCGAAGACGGCAAAGTCAGCCAAATCATCCTGCCTATGCACGGCAACGGTTTGTGGTCTGTCATGTACGGTTTTGTCGCCATTCAACCTGACGGCAACACCATCAACGGCATTACCTATTACGACCAAGGCGAAACCCCGGGCTTGGGCGGCGAAATCGGCAACCCTCTGTGGCAACAAAAATTCGTCGGCAAAAAACTGTTTGACGAACAAGGCAAATTTGCCCTGCACGTCGGCAAAGGCGCAAGCTCAGACAAAGAACACGGCGTAGATGCCCTCTCCGGCGCATCGCTGACGTCTAAAGGTGTGCAAGGTTCGTTCGACTACTGGTTCGGCGAAAACGGCTATATCCCCTACCTGAACAAATTGAAATCAGCAGGAGCACAATAATGGCTGACATGAAACGCTTGAAACATTTGATGTTTTCACCCTTTATCGACAACAACCCGATTGCCTTGCAGGTTTTGGGTATTTGTTCGGCTTTGGCGGTTACCACCAAACTTCAGACGGCCATCGTAATGGGTATTTCCGTAGCTTTGGTAACCGGTTTTTCCAGCTTCTTCATCTCGCTAGTACGCAACTACATCCCCAACAGCATCCGTATTATCGTGCAAATGGCGATTGTTGCTTCCTTGGTAACGCTGGTTGACCAACTGCTTCAAGCCTTTGCTTATGAGCTGTCCAAACAGCTGTCCGTATTCGTCGGCCTGATTATTACCAACTGTATCGTGATGGGCCGTGCCGAAGCATTCGCCATGAAAGAGCCTCCTTTGGAGAGCTTGGTTGACGGTATCGGCAACGGCGCAGGTTACGGCATGATGTTGATCATCATCGCCACCATCCGCGAACTGATCGGCTCTGGCAAGCTCTTTGGCTACACCATTTTCCAAACCGTACAAGATGGCGGCTGGTATCAAACCAACGGCTTGTTCCTGCTCGCCCCTAGCGCGTTCTTCATCATCGGCTTCTTGGTATGGGGTCTGCGCACTTGGAAACCTGAACAGGCGGAGAAATAACACATGGAACATTACTTAAGCCTCTTTGTAAAATCCGTCTTTCTGGAAAACATGGCACTTTCCTTCTTCTTGGGGATGTGTACGTTTTTGGCGGTATCTAAAAAAGTATCCACTGCATTCGGTTTGGGCGTGGCTGTAACTTTCGTACTCGGCCTGTCCGTCCCAGCCAACCAACTTGTTTACTCGCTGTTGAAAGACGGCGCGCTGGTTGAAGGCGTGGACCTGACCTTCCTGAAATTCATCACCTTCATCGGTGTGATTGCCGCTTTGGTGCAGATTTTGGAAATGTTCTTGGACAAATTCGTCCCTGCCCTCTACAACGCATTGGGTATCTACCTGCCTCTGATTACCGTAAACTGCGCGATTTTCGGTGCCGTATCGTTTATGGCGCAACGCGAATACAACTTCGGCGAGTCCGTTGTATATGGTTTCGGTGCAGGTTTGGGCTGGCTTTTGGCTATTGTCGCTTTGGCGGGCATTACCGAAAAAATGAAATATTCGGACGTCCCTAAAGGTCTCAAAGGCTTGGGCATTACCTTTATCGCCGCTGGCCTGATGGCAATGGCGTTTATGTCGTTCTCCGGCATCCAGTTATAAGAAAGGAATCGGCATGGAGATTATTTTAGGTATCGTGATGTTTACCCTCATCGTCTTGGTTTTGGCACTGATGATTCTGTTTGCCAAATCCAAGTTGGTGAGCGAGGGCGACATCACCATCAAAGTCAATAACGAAAAAGAGCTGACGATGCCTGCCGGCGGCAAACTGCTGGGTGCGCTTGCCAGCCAAGGCATCTTCGTTCCTTCCGCCTGCGGTGGCGGCGGCTCATGCGGTCAGTGCCGCGTTGTCGTGAAAAGTGGCGGCGGCGACATTCTGCCGACCGAGCTATCCCACATCAGCAAACGCGAAGCGCGCGAAGGCTGCCGTCTGTCTTGTCAGGTCAACGTTAAAACTGATATGGACATCGAAGTACCGGAAGAAGTATTCGGCGTAAAAAAATGGGAATGCACCGTCATCTCCAATGACAACAAAGCCACGTTCATTAAAGAACTCAAGCTTGCCATTCCAGAAGGCGAAGAAGTTCCTTTCCGCGCCGGCGGCTACATCCAAATTGAAGCTCCTCCTCACACCGTTGCCTACAAAGACTTCGACATTCCTAAGGAATACCACGAAGACTGGGACAAATACAATCTGTGGCAATACGTTTCCAAAGTGGATGAGCCGATTTTGCGTGCCTACTCTATGGCTTCATACCCTGAAGAAAAAGGCATCATTATGCTGAACGTGCGTATCGCTACGCCTCCTCCGCGCGTACCTGACGCGCCTCCGGGACAAATGTCGTCTTACATCTGGTCGCTCAAAGCCGGTGACAAAGTAACGATTTCCGGTCCGTTCGGCGAATTCTTCGCCAAAGATACCGATGCCGAAATGGTATTCATCGGCGGCGGTGCAGGTATGGCACCGATGCGTTCCCACATTTTCGACCAACTGAAACGTTTGAACTCCAAACGTAAGATTACCTTCTGGTATGGTGCCCGTTCTAAACGCGAGATGTTCTATGTCGAAGACTTCGACCAACTCGCAGCAGAATTCCCGAACTTCACATGGCACGTCGCCCTGTCCGACCCATTGCCTGAAGACAACTGGGACGGTTACACAGGCTTCATTCACAACGTGGTTTACGAAAACCACCTGAAAAACCATGAAGCACCGGAAGACTGCGAATTCTATATGTGCGGCCCTCCGATCATGAACCAGTCCGTGATCAAAATGCTCAAAGATTTGGGCGTGGAAGACGAAAACATCCTCTTGGACGATTTCGGCGGTTAACAGACAAAAAGGAAGAAACTTCGGTTTCTTCCTTTTTTATTGCCAGGCCGTCTGAAAACCATACTTTCAGACGGCCTGAACCTTTCTTTTACGATACAATAAAGGCTTCAAAAAATAATCCGCAAATCCCCTATGCCGTTTCTTTCCAATTCGTTTTACCGTCCGATAATCGGTTGCACCGTTGCCATCCTTTCCTCACTCACACTCTCTGCCTGCCAACCTGAAAAACAACAAACCATTACCCTGCAAGGCGAGACCATG
This region of Neisseria subflava genomic DNA includes:
- a CDS encoding Na(+)-translocating NADH-quinone reductase subunit C; this translates as MAKKFDKDSFSGTLIVVLVVSLICSIIVAGAVVGLKPIQEKQKLQDKQGYILSVAGLMDKNTDISKTFAERIEQRVVDLATGEYVADAPKDFSARVAGKDPAQSIQIKPEDDLAGIKSRAKYTEVYLVKGEDGKVSQIILPMHGNGLWSVMYGFVAIQPDGNTINGITYYDQGETPGLGGEIGNPLWQQKFVGKKLFDEQGKFALHVGKGASSDKEHGVDALSGASLTSKGVQGSFDYWFGENGYIPYLNKLKSAGAQ
- a CDS encoding NADH:ubiquinone reductase (Na(+)-transporting) subunit D produces the protein MADMKRLKHLMFSPFIDNNPIALQVLGICSALAVTTKLQTAIVMGISVALVTGFSSFFISLVRNYIPNSIRIIVQMAIVASLVTLVDQLLQAFAYELSKQLSVFVGLIITNCIVMGRAEAFAMKEPPLESLVDGIGNGAGYGMMLIIIATIRELIGSGKLFGYTIFQTVQDGGWYQTNGLFLLAPSAFFIIGFLVWGLRTWKPEQAEK
- the nqrE gene encoding NADH:ubiquinone reductase (Na(+)-transporting) subunit E is translated as MEHYLSLFVKSVFLENMALSFFLGMCTFLAVSKKVSTAFGLGVAVTFVLGLSVPANQLVYSLLKDGALVEGVDLTFLKFITFIGVIAALVQILEMFLDKFVPALYNALGIYLPLITVNCAIFGAVSFMAQREYNFGESVVYGFGAGLGWLLAIVALAGITEKMKYSDVPKGLKGLGITFIAAGLMAMAFMSFSGIQL
- the nqrF gene encoding NADH:ubiquinone reductase (Na(+)-transporting) subunit F; this encodes MEIILGIVMFTLIVLVLALMILFAKSKLVSEGDITIKVNNEKELTMPAGGKLLGALASQGIFVPSACGGGGSCGQCRVVVKSGGGDILPTELSHISKREAREGCRLSCQVNVKTDMDIEVPEEVFGVKKWECTVISNDNKATFIKELKLAIPEGEEVPFRAGGYIQIEAPPHTVAYKDFDIPKEYHEDWDKYNLWQYVSKVDEPILRAYSMASYPEEKGIIMLNVRIATPPPRVPDAPPGQMSSYIWSLKAGDKVTISGPFGEFFAKDTDAEMVFIGGGAGMAPMRSHIFDQLKRLNSKRKITFWYGARSKREMFYVEDFDQLAAEFPNFTWHVALSDPLPEDNWDGYTGFIHNVVYENHLKNHEAPEDCEFYMCGPPIMNQSVIKMLKDLGVEDENILLDDFGG